The sequence CCTCTATTTTTGAATAAGTAGGAGTGCGTGCAACAACCGGTCTCTTTCATCGGATCGCCGCGATCATGGTATGTTGGTATTTCTGGTTCTGCGTTTTTAAATCTGGCCGCATCGGCGTAATTTATGCTTTTACAGTGATCAATCGATAACTATCTTTTAATCGACGTCTCGTATTAGCACTGTGTAGCAGAATTTTCGTTTAATGGGTCGTAATATTTGCGATATTCGCCGCCTACGCGGCTGTCCCTTTGGCTTGTTCCCTGCTGTTCGCTAAAACGTGCTTTTGATGTTCTCGCGTTGAATTGTACTACGAATCCGAAGCTGAGGAATTCGTGCCAGCAATGTGCTTCACTTTAGGAATAAAACCAGCATACCCGACTTCGTCGACGTGTATTTAAATTGGTTTGCACCATGGCGTGACATAGAAAGTTTTGGAGAACACGTTGCAAGCAGCACCCATTTGTACGGCAAAATTAATAAGGTGCGATTAAAGATCCGCAAGGTCTTCCAAACACCTTATTTGCGTTGTTCACTAAACAGTTGCGTTAAAAGTACCGGAAGCAATGTTCGCTAAAGCGTGGAGGAGTACACTTTTGTACAAAGGCTTCCCGGTACCGTCATGGTCAAATAGCACTGCGTTTATCGTGACGATGTCGCATTTTGCAAGGGACGCCTTTAAATCCGATAACGTTGAAAACTGCACGCGTCGGGCAATTAGGGTTGTAGGTTCGATTGCCTGCTTCACTTGGCACCGGTGTAAGAACTCAGTTCTGTCAATTCGAAATCTTGCTTAAGCCTGCTATCTGCTGCGATGCAACGTTAACTTGGAGAAACTAACTGACCTCCCACAAAATTTGGTAATCGCGACTTGACTGGTAGTATCCACGTGGCTTCACTTTCGTGCACGTGGTTCACACGGCATGGCTTAAGTTGTCTTATAGGCCTGACGCGATCATCTCTGATCTTGATTGGCTCCCTTACGCGAGCTGTGGAAGGGAGCCAATCACCGTTAAGAAATGCGATCCCCATCGCGTTTAGTCGCGATCAGCCATACACCAGTGTTTCACCGGTATTAGGCTTAACACTGCTTTTAGGACAATGTTCGTTACTTATTACGTGTATAACTTGTGCATATCGCCACCGGTTAATATCTAAGATTCCTGTAATAACGATGATTGGTATCAATTACTTGACAGACgtctaattagcgcaaaaaagaaacaaaacacaaGACTTAAGCTTGGCCATACAAAGTGTATGATGCCAGTTCGATCTGTTTTGGTTCTTTGAGCGTGCCAAGTCTTACCACCGCACTTCATATTTATGTAACTTTTTGTATTCCTTAGCGTTGGAATGGCTATCTGTGTAGTTCTTGAAAAGCTACTCCACTGCAGCGTGTCTACCTATCATATGATGGTTTTGGCACTTTGAATATGACGAATGATTACAAAGAATTTCACACTGCTGTTTTTAGGCATATTGTGTGATGCACGTGCACTTGGTAATTTCACCCTGTTTTCTGTCACCGCAGTCTCATCGCAAGTTTTCGGCGCCCCGTCATGGGTCCATGGGCTTCGTGCCCAAGAAGCGGAGTAAGCGCATCCGCGGCAAGGTCAAGGCGTTCCCCAAGGACGACCCCACCAAGCCCATCCACCTGACCGCCTTCCTGGGCTTCAAGGCCGGCATGACACACATTGTGCGCGAGGTCGACAAGCCCGGATCGAGTAAGTGTCCCCGACCGGCGCGCCTGACCCCCGCCCAGGGGGTCGGGTGGTGCACCGCTGGTTGCCGTGGCGACCATGTGCACGCCTCCTCGAGAGGCCACTGGCAGCTGGGTCACCTTCCCTGCTTGGTcagcgcgtcggcgtcttgagCTTGTGAACATGTTAAGGTAAAGAGGCCATGTACCGATTGCATAATCTCTCTTCGGAAGCTTAGGGTTAGGTGAATGTTTGTCCGGTTGAGATTTAAAGTGAAATATTGCGGCTTAGGGTGGAAGTTGTGTAGTCTTTGGGACGGCAGCACATGCAAGGCTTGGGTCAGCTATTAATATCTAGCCGAGCGTTTCAGAGGCTGCATCTTGATAGTAATGCAAAACTGTCAGATTGTTTTCATCGTTAAGCACAATAGTTGCATGGGCTCTTAGCTCAGGAGGAGCACAGGCTTCCCATTGTGCTCGGCCTAATCCTTCTTGCAACAGGCAGCCCAGATTTGCATTGCTGAATGTGCGTTAGGCTCGTCACTCATGTCCATTACCGAGCAAGGCTGCGTAACTGTCAGCTTGCTGTTATGCAAGGCTTGGTCTGCTTCTAGTATGAAGATTGGCGGTCCACCGACTGTTAATGTATCGTTCACCGTGAGGACCGTGCCTTTTCATTGTGCTCCCTCACAGAGGTGAACTGGGAAAGTCAGCTTTCCATTATGCTAGGCCTTATCTTAGTCTCTGCATCACAAAATGGTCGGCATGTTACTGATCAGATGGCATTGTTGAGGAGCATCCCCTTGCAGGGTTGCAGGGGCTTTCCATTATGCTAAGCCTAATCTTCCCTATAATGTGACATCGGCTGTTGGTTGCCTTCGTTTTTTGAGTAACACGATCGAGCATCTGCTTTCTGTTATGCTTCGCCTTTTTTCCCCTCATGCCTTCAAAGTTCTGGGCAGTTTATTGATTAGGAGCATCCCCTCGCAGTGTTGAACGAGCTTTTCTGACATGCTAGGCCTAATCTTCTTTGTCACAGGAATGGGCTATTCAGCGAATCGTTTGCATTGTTGGAAGAGCTTGAACATTAGGAGAGTCTCTCATTCCTTTATGCCTGACTGGAGGTGAACAAGCTTTCTAATCTGCTAGGCCTAATCTTTGTCACAGGAATGGGCTGGGCTGTTCAGTGAATTGTTCGTATTGTTTGAAGAGCGTGAACGTGAGGAGCGTCATTTTCTCTTTTTGCGTTATTGCAGAGGTGAACAAGAAGGAGGTGGTTGAGCCGGTGACCATCTTGGAGACCCCGCCCATGATGATCGTCGGCGTGGTGGGCTACATCGAGACGCCCAAGGGGCTGCGCGCCTTCAAGACCATCTGGGCCGAGCACCTGAGCGAGGAGTGCCGCCGTCGCTTCTACAAGAACTGGTACAAGTCCAAGAAGAAGGCGTTCACCAAGAGCTGCAAGCGCTGGCAGGAGGACGTAGGCCGCCAGGAGATCGAGCGCGACTTCAAGAAGATGAAGAAGTACTGCAAGGTGATCCGCGTGCTGGCCCACACCCAGATGAAGCTCATGCACCGGCGCCAGAAGAAGGCCCACATCATGGAGATTCAGGTGCGTGCAGCAGCACTTGCAGCGCGCTACCGATTGGCTCGTGTTAGGTAGCTGGTCGTCTTAGCAATGTCTTGCAGTGCTAAAAGCTAGGCTTGTGTAAATAGTAAATTTGACGTTCAAAGCGAATTGTGATTTGGTTGAATACGTTAAGTTTTCAAATTTATTATACTTagggcatataagccggtataagaAGCCCTTGAACTTACAAAATGATaaatcaatgtgagggtaatgTGTTCATTCAACCTTGAAGTGGGGTTTTgcagcagtgcagatttcccctgcaTAGGTGCATTCacagtatagcacccctccactgcagtgaaacaacctttacagGGGTTTTCATGCTGTGCTTTATATAAGTATTTGTTCATTTCAAATTCAAAATTTcggataatttaaattcgtgtctgAGCAAATATTCGATGTGCTCGAATATTCAAACAAGCCTACTACTTTTCCTTACAAACCAACTTGAGCAGAGCCTTGTAGTTGGAGCGCTTTTGAGCGCAGTTTCTGAAACACCAATAGCTGTACTTTATAAGCGCTTGCCGATATGCCTGGCTTGGCTTTATAGGCATGACTTCATAGTTTCAGCAGTTTTGGTGTGGTTTCTTTCTGAAAACATCAAGGGCATCGAGTGAAGAGCCTTGTTTCCTTGCTTGGGTGTTCACAGGTGAACGGTGGCACCGTGGGCGCCAAGATCAAATGGGCCCGCGAGCACATGGAGAAGCCCGTGCCAGTGTCCCAGGTGTTCTCCCAGGACGAGATGATTGACGTCATCGGTGTGACCAAGGGCAAGGGCTTCAAGGGTGTGACCAGCCGATGGCACACCAAGAAGCTGCCCCGCAAGACGCACAAGGGTCTGCGTAAGGTGTGTACCTCTTTTTTCACTTCACTAGCTTGGCTATGGTGTGGCCTTCAGGAAACGTATGGGGGTTAGTGTATTGTGGCTGCTTTGATCCAAATGAGTTTGCTTCTGGTTATATTCTTTTATTCAGCACTGCCTTGTGCCAGGCCATGGCTTCACCCATCAGTAATGATTTATAATGACATTCATTTTTACGTCTAACAACATATGACGTGCCACACATTATGCAATATACTGATGAGGCcttaaagtgatttttttttttttcaaggacatACAGAGGAAGAGCAAACATCTATCAGTTGCTAGTAAAAAGGGGGAGAGCATTGAAGAATTACTGTTCTATCGTGTACAGTACAGCCTGCTATTATGCAGAATTCAGTAGTGTTTGCAGGTTCTTACGTAAAATTTTACAGGCATAGTACTCACAAGGGTTACGCTTTGCTGATTTACAACCTTTGGCATAGCAGTCCCACAAATCCATTGAGGTGTGGGAACACATCGCCTTTAGTCGTCCAGTTTATCATGCCACGCTCTTGACAGACTTGTTTGCCTTGCTTCACTCAGGTTGCCTGTATCGGCGCGTGGCATCCGAGCCGCGTCCAGTTCACCGTGGCCCGTGCCGGTCAGAAGGGTTTCCACCACCGCACGGAGATCAACAAAAAGATCTACCGCATCGGCCAGGGTGTCCACAAGAAGGACGGCAAGCTGGTGATCAACAACGCCGCCACAGACTACGACACCTCCAACAAGAGCATCACTCCCATGGTTGGTGTCCTCTCTGTTGTTGACGACCGTTGGCATGGGAGGATGGCTTGGCTGTATTGCTGCTGTTATGATGGTTGCCTTGTCCAGGAATGCATTGAAAAATGTTTGAGCACTCAATGGCATGCCAAGATGGTTCTGTACCAGATTTCTGGTGCAGATGCTTGGTAGATTGGCGTGTAGAGATTTTGTACCAGATTTCAGGTGCAGGCTTTTCAGCAAATTGGCAAGAGCTCATTGGTGGGCAAATATTGTTTTGTACCAAATTTTCGGGGCATGCAGAAACTGTCCTGTACCGGATTTCTGATGCAGATGTGATAATTTACCCATCACTTCAGAAGCATAGTAGAATCATCGATAGCAGATTGCAAGTGTCAAAATTGGGCAGCAGTAGATTTATTTCAGAGGAAGATACTTCATAAATACTAGGCCTAGCGTTCGTGATGACGCTGTAGTAATTCCAAGAGCCAGCTGTGTCtgcagttttcttcttcattcggCTTTCGATTTCTGGACATCGCAACTGTCTGTCACTAGAATAATAACGTTGCAGGGATATGCAGGATGCATTGTTGTTCGTCATGTTCACTTCGAATCTTCTCAACGTTGCATGAGTGGGCAGCCATTACAGCAGCAAAGGTGTGCCAAGCTGTCCTTCTGAGTGATGATTGTATCTGACCCGATCCCTGAGGGTTTTTATATTATGGTTGAACTAGGACGGACTGACATTTGTAGTTGGGCTCAATTAACGACTGGACAGTTGTTCGTAGTTGGCTGAGCTCCTTTCTCGTCTCATTCCAGGGTGGCTTCCCCCACTACGGTGTGGTCAACTGTGACTACGTCATGCTCAAGGGTTGCATCATGGGACCCAAGAAGAGGGTCATCACGTTGCGCAAGGTGAGGGCTCTTACACCTGCCGGGTCTTGTCATTCAGCGTACTTGGTGTTTGCGTGAACAAGCGAGCTAAACTTTGTTGCCAATGTCTGCAAGAATTGTAATGTTGTACTGGAGTAAATTTCAAGACTGTCGAACCTGTTAAGCAGCTAAAATGTTCCTCTGCTGAACAAAAGGGTGGATTCGAATCCCAGGCATGGTGGCTGCATTTTGGAGAGGCGAAGTGCAAAAGACAGTTTATGTAGTTTTGCCACAAAATGCTACCGTTACTTCTAAGGAATCTGCAAGTTTTTGAAGGTTTGTGTGCAGGATAGCAGCCGTTATGTGGGTAAAAGTATGCAAATTACTTTCGGTGGGTCGCATGTTCACGCAGGCACCGCGCACACTTGCACCAGTTTGTGATGAATTCATTGAGCCGAACAAAAATACCGAGAAATGTTGTGGCGGATGTCAACAATGATAGGCCTGACCATTCTACAATTGTGAAAGGTGCAGTTGTCGCAGGAAGCTTTTTCTGAAACCAGTCGTTCAATTTCTCTCACAGTCTCTGCTGGTGCACACCAAGAGGACGGCGCTGGAGAAGATCACGCTGAAGTTCATCGACACATCGTCCAAGTTCGGACACGGCCGCTTCCAGACTCCGGCCGAGAAGCACAACTTCATGGTGAGTTCGAATGGCGAGATTGCAGTCGAGAGCTTCGTCGTCTTTGGTTGGTTGAGTGATGAGAACCATGGATATGCGCTGTCTGTACAGACCTTGATGACCATACCCAAATACTGCCTTCCTACTGATCCTTCTGACTTGCCTGTGTGCTTGCGTAGTATCTGTGCTGTGTTTGCCGTTACGTTGAATGCCGTTTTGTCTATTCGTCTTGCAGGGCCCACTGAAGAAGGACAATTGAAGGAAGAAGGTGCTGCGTAATGTTCTTTCTGGCTCAGTGGTGCAATAAATGTGCATTTTGGAGTCTCCTACTTGTGTTCTGTGGTCCATTGTCATCATCACCCTTGTGTGCAGTGCAGGCCCTTTTCCAATTATCTGCAGTTCGCACTGTTTTGTACCAGCAGGTTTGTTTTATtaagatagcaattatatcgataTGCAAGATGCATTTTCAGTGCTATGTTCCGTATATAAAGTCAAAATGTAATGCCATACAAACCTTGCGAAAGTTGCCGGTGGGCATAGTTGAAGAAGAGATCAAATGCCACCGACcagtgaaggagcatgaagggctgCAGGGGAGGGGGTTGGGGTTACGTAGCTCGTGCAGCAACAGTGAAATCTTTAATCTCCACTGAGATCGATATACTGTTCATCCccttgtacagtacggtccactgttaaagggaacacttgaatGTGCACCTTTCAAATTGCTGGCCTCCTAATTACAAGTGCATGTGAAAACATTGGTCGTGCACTGCATGAGTCTGTTGAGAGGAGTTGGAACTGTCAACGACCAGTAGTCATGCAAATCTGTGGCACTGTGATTTCGCAAAAGATTGAAATCcggacatgccctgcacgcaagtgttccctttaacagtggacctgtCTGTACATGCTGTGCTATTGCGGCTTTCTTCACATTGGAGACTGACAGCACAGCAAGTTTAGCTTGCTGGTGCAGCCATGTTCCTTTATACCAGTGTTTTTGTAGAGTTCAGATACTAAAGGAGTTGGCTGCCAGCCTTtgtacatttcaatttgttgctatttcaTTACTTCACCATTGTGGCAAAACTGACTtagcagcagagctgttaaagagtccctgcaacacttttcaaaaCAGCCATGGAATTGCTTCACttaaggagcttatttcctcgcgaatcaaccaccgcaaaaatttttaaaatccgTCCAGTATGAGTGTTGAGTTgcaaagatttgtcgcatgctgtaattgctttctgctGGAAGGTAAGCAGGGAGGGGAAGGCATGGGGGTTACAACTGGATAATTCTAGCAATTGATACCAAGTGATAGTCAATCAATATTTTGttgatcaatcgccaatactggAAAATGCTTGGTTGAGCTTGCCCAAGCtcaaaatgcatgagaaacatggaAAGGCCGCCCTGCTACActtttccttcaggcttagcacagCTGTATTCTGTTTCATACATCCAAGTGCAATGCTGTGGAAGCTGTGCAAGAAATTCGGTCGGCAAGATGTGAGAGTCATCGTTGGCTTTTGTTGTCGTAAACTCGTGCAAGCCGGGTAAGGCGTCGTGACGGGCCACAATGAAACTCTCAATAAGTGAATAAATACAGACTAAGCGATCCTGAACAGCTTATTGAATACGGTCTAACGGTGCTTGTTTATATCCACGGCACAAATCATCTGCATTGATTAGCCTAAAGATGAAAAGAAATGTTAGTTTGGGTAGTAAAATTATTGAAgtgaacgcatctactgcaagaattCTCGCTATCCTCcacagtgttgcacctgatgtatgtaACTGAGTAGTGCaacgctgccttaattttttattcGCCTGCCCATAGGTCGGCACTCAGACTCGTGTCAAgctgtgagcctgagtgagtccggttgagtagtATCGTAGTCAGTACGGTAGCGAAAAATTTAGTCaacctgagtccgagtgattccgtagcgcaaaatatatttcttgaatgagcTCCACGTtgttttgccggcctatggtttTATCTACTAAACTTCAGCTTTACTATCAGCCCcatgtcggctcacatttatacccATGCGGACTCATCCATACttgagctggtgtatgaacgcactagcgttcatacaccagctcaatATGCATTGATCAGAGGTGCAAGTtacggaggggagggggaggtgtcTATATGTCCCCcccacaaactctttcacgggtAATTCTtcgtaaaaatatctcgtgtgagtcgtctCTTTTaatgaaaatgtccttactggattacaacCATGGACTGatagctcatatttgaaggtatgagatcaaaaggcgcgaaatagagcaccgattatgcgagatattggtgttaaggAGCATTGACACAATGGTCGAAAACGCCAATTATATGCGAACAGACTCgtgggtcgactcactcagactcggatcaagccgtgagtccgggtgagtaatattttggtgagcttgagtctgagtgagtccggttgcgaaaaattttagtgagtatgagtccggttgaggaaaattttggtgagtcttagtccgagtgagccctaaggataAAGTATATTTGATGAGTGAGTCTCAGCGAGctgcacattttttgccgacccatGCGCCTACCTAACAGTCTGTGTTTTCTCGTTCCATTGCTCTTCACTGACCAGAAACATTGTGTAGGCTGTTATTCCAGTGCACTGCGGTTGCGTACAGCTTTTGAAGCCTGCAGCATTTCCTCCTCGAAGGTAGATGCGCCCGAGCCTGCACCAGTGAGCGTGCACACTGTACATTTACAAGTTGGACAGCTGGTGGCTCCACCGTTGGAGAATGTGGCTGCCATCACGTGGCCAAGAACATGTGGGACTAgttctttagtcgcagaggcaATCTGTGGTCGTGCTTCAGTTGCAAGTATTTATTTAGTTATGGAGGCAATTGGCAGTTGCGCCTCGGTCATCTGCGTGGAAGCCATACTGACTTTTTAACCTTGGAATGCCCAAATGCCGCTTTGTATTGGGGAAATTTAGGGAAAAAAACTTCCTTTTGTGACCATCAAGTGTGCAAGAAAAGAAATGTCGTCTCAGTGGATGCCTATAGGCATCCACTGAAACGAAATCATTATGAATACATAACGATTTCGATACATAAGCAGAAGTGTAACTTGAGAATCTCTTCATGGCCTTTAATTTAAGCTTCTCACGCTTAAATTCAACGTCACACA comes from Rhipicephalus sanguineus isolate Rsan-2018 chromosome 7, BIME_Rsan_1.4, whole genome shotgun sequence and encodes:
- the LOC119400042 gene encoding 60S ribosomal protein L3, coding for MSHRKFSAPRHGSMGFVPKKRSKRIRGKVKAFPKDDPTKPIHLTAFLGFKAGMTHIVREVDKPGSKVNKKEVVEPVTILETPPMMIVGVVGYIETPKGLRAFKTIWAEHLSEECRRRFYKNWYKSKKKAFTKSCKRWQEDVGRQEIERDFKKMKKYCKVIRVLAHTQMKLMHRRQKKAHIMEIQVNGGTVGAKIKWAREHMEKPVPVSQVFSQDEMIDVIGVTKGKGFKGVTSRWHTKKLPRKTHKGLRKVACIGAWHPSRVQFTVARAGQKGFHHRTEINKKIYRIGQGVHKKDGKLVINNAATDYDTSNKSITPMGGFPHYGVVNCDYVMLKGCIMGPKKRVITLRKSLLVHTKRTALEKITLKFIDTSSKFGHGRFQTPAEKHNFMGPLKKDN